From one Brachypodium distachyon strain Bd21 chromosome 4, Brachypodium_distachyon_v3.0, whole genome shotgun sequence genomic stretch:
- the LOC100842165 gene encoding zinc finger MYM-type protein 1 isoform X3, producing the protein MIHSPKLVMIIGEEEWKVSMLMLEDLAMLTTWQGSVPLISKIRDKVWLMYGLRKARRRRKKYKARLIIILGVVRFLLLQALPFHGHDESSSSSNKGNFLEMLGWYKDKDPKAASVLGDNAPGNCQMTSPVIQKNIVKVCAHETRNAIMLQLGGRRFAVLVDESRDKSIKEQMAVILRYVNGEGHVIERFLGIKHVSDTTSSSLKIALDAMFAKHGLSISQLRGQGYDGASNMRASGCFSSQVLYFC; encoded by the exons ATGATACATTCACCAAAACTGGTTATGATAATTGGAGAAGAGGAATGGAAAGTTTCAATGCTCATGTTGGAGGACCTAGCAATGCTCACAACATGGCAAGGAAGTGTGCCGCTGATTTCAAAAATCAGAGACAAAGTGTGGCTCATGTATGGTCTGAGAAAAGCACGGAGAAGGAGGAAAAAATATAAAGCTCGCCTGATTATTATTTTAGGTGTTGTAAGGTTTCTTCTTTTACAAGCTCTTCCTTTTCATGGACACGATGAGTCCTCAAGCTCAAGCAATAAGGGTAATTTTTTGGAGATGTTGGGATGGTACAAAGACAAGGATCCGAAAGCAGCGAGTGTTCTTGGTGATAATGCTCCTGGGAATTGTCAAATGACTTCCCCTGTTATACAAAAGAATATAGTGAAGGTTTGTGCACATGAGACAAGGAATGCAATTATGCTTCAGTTGGGAGGGCGTCGTTTTGCAGTGCTTGTTGATGAGTCTCGTGACAAATCAATAAAAGAGCAAATGGCGGTGATTTTGAG GTATGTCAATGGTGAAGGACATGTGATTGAGAGGTTTCTTGGGATTAAGCATGTTTCTGATACTACATCATCTTCTCTTAAGATAGCGTTGGATGCTATGTTTGCAAAGCATGGTTTATCTATTTCTCAATTGCGAGGGCAAGGATATGATGGAGCCTCAAACATGAGAG CTAGTGGTTGTTTCAGTAGCCAAGTGTTGTACTTCTGTTGA
- the LOC100842165 gene encoding zinc finger MYM-type protein 1 isoform X1 has product MIHSPKLVMIIGEEEWKVSMLMLEDLAMLTTWQGSVPLISKIRDKVWLMYGLRKARRRRKKYKARLIIILGVVRFLLLQALPFHGHDESSSSSNKGNFLEMLGWYKDKDPKAASVLGDNAPGNCQMTSPVIQKNIVKVCAHETRNAIMLQLGGRRFAVLVDESRDKSIKEQMAVILRYVNGEGHVIERFLGIKHVSDTTSSSLKIALDAMFAKHGLSISQLRGQGYDGASNMRGQFHGLQRRIPDENPYAFYIHCFAHQLQLVVVSVAKCCTSVEDFFNYATMLVNTVSASCKRKDQLLQDHHDKIVDKLENGEIFSGRGKNQATSLARPGDT; this is encoded by the exons ATGATACATTCACCAAAACTGGTTATGATAATTGGAGAAGAGGAATGGAAAGTTTCAATGCTCATGTTGGAGGACCTAGCAATGCTCACAACATGGCAAGGAAGTGTGCCGCTGATTTCAAAAATCAGAGACAAAGTGTGGCTCATGTATGGTCTGAGAAAAGCACGGAGAAGGAGGAAAAAATATAAAGCTCGCCTGATTATTATTTTAGGTGTTGTAAGGTTTCTTCTTTTACAAGCTCTTCCTTTTCATGGACACGATGAGTCCTCAAGCTCAAGCAATAAGGGTAATTTTTTGGAGATGTTGGGATGGTACAAAGACAAGGATCCGAAAGCAGCGAGTGTTCTTGGTGATAATGCTCCTGGGAATTGTCAAATGACTTCCCCTGTTATACAAAAGAATATAGTGAAGGTTTGTGCACATGAGACAAGGAATGCAATTATGCTTCAGTTGGGAGGGCGTCGTTTTGCAGTGCTTGTTGATGAGTCTCGTGACAAATCAATAAAAGAGCAAATGGCGGTGATTTTGAG GTATGTCAATGGTGAAGGACATGTGATTGAGAGGTTTCTTGGGATTAAGCATGTTTCTGATACTACATCATCTTCTCTTAAGATAGCGTTGGATGCTATGTTTGCAAAGCATGGTTTATCTATTTCTCAATTGCGAGGGCAAGGATATGATGGAGCCTCAAACATGAGAGGTCAGTTTCATGGGTTACAAAGACGCATACCGGACGAAAACCCATATGCCTTTTATAtccattgctttgctcatCAATTGCAGCTAGTGGTTGTTTCAGTAGCCAAGTGTTGTACTTCTGTTGAGGATTTCTTTAACTATGCCACTATGCTTGTCAACACGGTGAGTGCTTCTTGTAAGCGGAAGGATCAACTTCTCCAAGACCACCATGATAAAATTGTGGACAAATTGGAGAATGGTGAAATATTTTCAGGAAGAGGAAAAAACCAAGCTACTAGTCTTGCAAGGCCTGGTGATACATGA
- the LOC100842165 gene encoding uncharacterized protein LOC100842165 isoform X2, translated as MWTSVLEVLENICEDGDSEQRTKASGLIERMEHFEFVLVLHLMIRVLGKTQELSQCLQRKHQNIVRAVGLIGSVLKNMNEMRANGWDELFEEVKGFCLERKIIVPNMEDTIPLRGRSRGRGAKLVSYYHHFHHGIFNVVLDQILVELNNCFPEKSTQLLRCIACLNPKNSFANFDGDKLIELAKIYVADFSEYDCVTLRDQLATFVVDVRSDEEFSKCNDLGNLAVTMVQTDRHTCYPLVYRLIELALILPVATATVERAFSAMNIIKTELRNKMNDEWMNDSMLCYIEQGMFAKIEDDKIMRRFQGYNDRRCQLPRAIDRT; from the coding sequence ATGTGGACATCTGTACTGGAGGTATTGGAAAATATATGTGAAGACGGAGACAGTGAGCAAAGAACAAAAGCATCAGGTTTAATAGAAAGGATGGAACACTTTGAATTTGTACTTGTACTGCATCTTATGATCCGAGTGTTGGGGAAGACCCAAGAGCTGTCACAGTGCTTGCAAAGGAAACATCAGAATATTGTTCGCGCCGTTGGATTGATTGGATCAGTATTGAAGAATATGAACGAGATGAGGGCCAATGGTTGGGATGAGCTGTTTGAAGAAGTGAAGGGCTTTTGTCTCGAAAGGAAAATAATTGTGCCAAATATGGAGGATACAATACCACTGAGGGGCAGATCAAGAGGTCGTGGTGCAAAGTTAGTAAGTTACTACCATCATTTTCATCATGGTATTTTCAATGTTGTCCTTGACCAAATTCTGGTTGAGTTAAATAATTGTTTTCCTGAAAAATCAACTCAGCTATTGAGATGTATTGCTTGTCTTAATCCCAAGAATTCTTTTGCCAACTTCGATGGAGACAAATTAATTGAGCTTGCGAAGATTTATGTGGCTGATTTTTCAGAATATGATTGTGTTACTCTTAGGGATCAACTCGCCACATTTGTCGTTGATGTCAGAAGTGATGAAGAGTTCTCTAAATGCAATGATCTTGGAAATCTTGCCGTGACTATGGTTCAAACTGATCGACACACATGCTATCCATTGGTGTATCGCCTAattgaacttgccttgatttTGCCCGTTGCTACTGCAACAGTTGAGCGTGCATTTTCAGCTATGAATATTATCAAGACTGAGCtgagaaataaaatgaatgatgAATGGATGAATGATAGCATGCTATGCTACATTGAACAAGGCATGTTTGCAAAAATTGAAGATGACAAGATTATGCGGCGTTTCCAAGGTTACAATGATCGCAGATGCCAATTACCCAGAGCCATCGATAGGACTTAG